The Hippopotamus amphibius kiboko isolate mHipAmp2 chromosome 3, mHipAmp2.hap2, whole genome shotgun sequence genomic interval ttcaaatattacATTCTGTGGTCCCCTGAAATTACCTGCTGTAGTAAAAGTAACTTGGATTTTGAGTTGTACAAGCCTGAAATAAAATCTCATAAGGCCACTTATTTGCTTTGATCTTGGttgatttatataacattttaaagtagAGTTTAACAAAAGCATTCCCTTGATAGCAGGAAGTAACACTCAAATGCAAAACCAGTATTTGAGATTTGATAAATACCTCTGCTGCTGAgttctttatgattcctttcaaTTGAAATAAACTGACTATAATAACTATTAGAACAtcaagaaatcacaaagatcaccCTGAAATCACTTTTTCcagctaatttttaaattataattacatgatgtctcaaaaaatatttggatagatgagaaaaaatgaattattttaaaaaatttaaataaatgcaattattaaaaaaaaatgagaaaggagaattcATGGAAAAGGTCATTCCAAACAGAATTGTCAAATTTCTTgctatagttaatatttttattatttttactttcaatttattttcatttatataattccAATTAGGTTTTAATATTCTTATCACACAGCTGAATAACAAAACACAGCATCAATTATTTCATTATCAGTAATGAGAAAATATAGCTATCTCTCAGCAGACCTAATTCCTGATAGGAATGTTTTCTGAtggtttaatttttgtgaaagaatGAACTTTTTTAAACCAGAGTTTAATATCTAATTTAGATGTTTTTCTAGGACTCATTCCTAGTGACTGTGACTTTTGAAAGTACAGTGCACATAGTTTGTCATTGGCAGACTGCAACTCAGGAAGATAAAGGACTTTAcatattgaattttttattttcacagatgCTGCCAGGAGACCAAACAGCAGAAGGCAATTTCTCTTCAGTCATGGCGTTGGTTCTCCTAGGATTTTCTGACCTTCCAAACCTCCAGGCGTTTCTATTTGgacttttctttctcatatacATAATCATCTTAACAGGAAATGGTGTTATCATAATAATCACAAGGGTGGACTCTGTTCTCCAGGCTCCCATGTCTTTTTTCCTTGCAAATTTCTCCTCACTGGAAATCTGTTATGTGTCTGTCACTCTCCCCAGGATTCTACTGAACCTTTGGACTCAAGACAGAAGCATTTCCTTGCTGAGCTGCACTGCCCAAATGTGCTTCTTCCTTGTTCTGGGAACCACAGAGGCTTTCCTTCTGGtggtgatggcctatgaccgctgtGTGTCCACTTGCAACCCTCTGTACTATCCTCTCATCATGAACCACAAAATGTGTATCCAGCTGGCTGCTGGTGCCTGGCTCAGTGGAGTTCCAGTCCAGGTAGCACAGAC includes:
- the LOC130849922 gene encoding olfactory receptor 10AG1-like; amino-acid sequence: MLPGDQTAEGNFSSVMALVLLGFSDLPNLQAFLFGLFFLIYIIILTGNGVIIIITRVDSVLQAPMSFFLANFSSLEICYVSVTLPRILLNLWTQDRSISLLSCTAQMCFFLVLGTTEAFLLVVMAYDRCVSTCNPLYYPLIMNHKMCIQLAAGAWLSGVPVQVAQTCQVFSLPFCASNQINHFFCDIPPLIKLACGDTSLNEVCVYAVSVLFAMIPFLLILGSYVKIISTILRLPSATGRSKAFSTCSSHLIVVLLFFGSVTITYLRPKSNHSARTDEMLSVFYTIVTPMFNP